One genomic window of Fusarium keratoplasticum isolate Fu6.1 chromosome 3, whole genome shotgun sequence includes the following:
- a CDS encoding PKS-ER domain-containing protein — protein MAATTFKQYWLPEKKGFDSLTLRHVPKEPPKFGQILVRIKAVSLNWRDGILAIGTYPFPGPDAVVPGSDGAGIVEEIGEGVTGWKVGDRVLANFTQDHIAGRLTREIGLTQLGGEIQGLLGEYFIFPQTGVVRIPDYLSFEEASCLPCAALTAWNALYGLTPLRPGQTVLLQGTGGVSTFALQIAHAAGAKTIVTSSSDEKLEKAKLLGATHVVNYRKTPDWAAEAMKITNGKGVDYIIEIGGTLTLQASFDAIGFNGQINCIGHITNPDPLGAGKELRGPDAAFLALDRLCVVRGVVVGSREQLQDMLACFEAKSIRPVIDRVFSFEETRAAYDYLWSSTHTGKVVIRVP, from the exons ATGGCGGCAACAACCTTCAAGCAGTACTGGCTCCCTGAGAAAAAGGGATTCGATTCCCTGACCCTTCGCCATGTTCCCAAGGAACCTCCCAAGTTTGGCCAAATATTGGTCCGAATCAAGGCTGTTTCTCTAAACTGGAGGGATGGAATCTTGGCGATTGGGACATATCCTTTTCCTGGGCCGGATGCGGTGGTTCCCGGGAGTGATGGTGCCG GAATTGTCGAAGAGATTGGAGAGGGAGTAACTGGATGGAAGGTCGGGGATCGAGTTTTGGCCAACTTCACCCAGGATCATATTGCCGGCCGGCTGACACGCGAGATCGGCCTTACTCAACTGGGAGGCGAGATCCAGGGTCTTCTGGGTGAATACTTCATCTTTCCCCAGACCGGCGTCGTCAGGATCCCGGACTATCTCTCCTTTGAAGAGGCATCTTGCCTTCCTTGCGCTGCACTGACCGCATGGAACGCCTTGTATGGCCTCACGCCGCTCCGGCCCGGCCAGACGGTTCTGCTTCAAGGCACCGGTGGGGTTTCGACTTTTGCGCTGCAGATTGCCCATGCTGCAGGGGCAAAGACCATTGTCACGTCTTCGTCTGACGAGAAGTTGGAAAAGGCCAAGCTTCTGGGCGCAACGCACGTTGTCAATTATAGGAAGACACCTGACTGGGCGGCGGAGGCCATGAAAATCACCAACGGCAAGGGAGTTGACTACATTATCGAGATTGGAGGAACCTTGACCCTTCAAGCATCTTTTGATGCCATCGGGTTTAATGGACAGATCAACTGTATTGGCCATATCACCAACCCGGACCCGTTAGGGGCCGGCAAGGAGCTTCGAGGCCCGGATGCAGCGTTCCTCGCGCTCGACAGACTTTGCGTCGTTCGTGGCGTAGTTGTTGGTTCTCGAGAGCAGCTTCAAGACATGTTGGCTTGCTTCGAGGCCAAGTCAATCCGGCCTGTCATTGACCGGGTCTTCTCGTTTGAGGAGACCAGGGCGGCGTATGACTACCTCTGGAGCTCAACCCATACGGGCAAGGTTGTCATCCGCGTCCCTTAG
- a CDS encoding Ribosomal RNA-processing protein 40 — protein sequence MASEAVFVLPGDNIDPSHIPSHPKKPLRLGPGLRHVPPNDIVPTIAGQLVTDRQKNAIRVENARGRYTPRVGELVIGTVQRSAAEIFYVTLSDYTAPALLPQLSFEGATKKTRPQLVPGALVYARVALANRHMDPEIECVSSSTGKADGLGPLTGGMLFNVSLGMARRLMMPKSVQEGRIAVLEELGAAGLQFETATGRNGKFWVDSESTKTVIAVGRAVQETDEKRLDVEDQKKLVRKIIKELS from the exons ATGGCCTCTGAAGCTGTATTCGTGCTGCCAGGCGACAACATTGATCCGTCTCATATCCCCTCACATCCTAAGAAGCCTCTCCGTCTTGGCCCCGGCTTGCGCCATGTTCCGCCCAACGACATCGTTCCTACAATCGCCGGCCAGCTCGTCACAGACCGACAGAAGAATGCAATCCGGGTAGAGAATGCTCGAGGAAGG TATACCCCCCGTGTCGGTGAACTCGTCATCGGAACCGTCCAGCGCAGCGCCGCAGAGATCTTCTACGTAACCCTCTCCGACTACACCGCTCCTGCTCTCCTCCCGCAGCTCTCCTTCGAGGGCGCAACAAAAAAGACCCGTCCCCAGCTCGTCCCTGGTGCTCTCGTCTACGCGCGCGTCGCTCTCGCCAACCGCCACATGGACCCAGAAATCGAGTGTGTGTCGTCTTCAACGGGCAAGGCCGACGGGCTAGGACCTCTGACCGGCGGTATGCTCTTTAACGTGTCACTCGGAATGGCTCGGCGTCTTATGATGCCAAAGAGCGTGCAAGAAGGCCGCATCGCGGTCCTGGAGGAATTGGGCGCTGCAGGACTACAGTTTGAGACAGCAACAGGACGGAACGGCAAGTTCTGGGTCGACAGTGAAAGCACAAAGACGGTTATCGCAGTGGGTAGAGCAGTACAAGAGAcggacgagaagaggttaGACGTGGAAGATCAAAAGAAGCTTGTCAGgaagatcatcaaggagctgagCTAG